Proteins encoded in a region of the Tetragenococcus koreensis genome:
- a CDS encoding type IV secretory system conjugative DNA transfer family protein yields MITLIGFFLALIGIVFLRKKVVVDNEDEPRTFSIRAVIFPVHWFIRDTLFRASKSNGATFVAWFLFGWMLLFFAVPFLLFDEQLGIEVAIYIAIGWAIWCFPQKAILSDGELGKAHFFGLSSLKSGHLLNKNGIVLGKKENRLIAKKSDAEGNVAIFGGAGTGKTAGNLIPTLLTYQGNAFVVDIKPELLVKTGHLHANKKVLSFIEPTLAYDPLANLETYTDVIDLAKTVIPISPEMKEPYFKESAQNILASACWEFKEEKSFSEIAEFLTANPADKIINQLASSEKSETKILINAVAGIKSEQLASLMNELRNTLVIFATDPVLKTLTSHKEKSIRPQDIEENWVYVVLPESKLQVYKPFLSLIVSQFTRYLTQRPEKSDGSVAKF; encoded by the coding sequence ATGATAACTTTAATCGGTTTTTTTCTGGCTTTAATTGGAATTGTTTTTCTGCGTAAAAAAGTAGTAGTGGATAACGAAGACGAACCCAGAACATTTTCTATTCGCGCGGTCATTTTTCCCGTACACTGGTTTATTCGGGACACGCTCTTCCGTGCTTCCAAAAGTAATGGAGCCACCTTTGTAGCTTGGTTCTTATTTGGATGGATGTTACTTTTCTTTGCCGTTCCTTTCCTTCTGTTTGATGAACAATTAGGGATTGAAGTAGCCATTTACATAGCAATCGGTTGGGCAATTTGGTGCTTCCCACAAAAAGCCATTTTAAGCGACGGAGAACTTGGAAAAGCTCATTTTTTCGGACTTTCTAGCTTAAAATCAGGACACTTATTAAATAAAAACGGCATAGTTTTAGGAAAAAAAGAAAATCGTCTAATCGCCAAAAAGTCCGACGCTGAGGGAAATGTTGCAATTTTTGGTGGTGCAGGAACAGGAAAAACAGCTGGTAACTTAATTCCAACATTGCTAACTTATCAAGGAAATGCCTTTGTAGTAGACATTAAACCTGAATTATTAGTAAAAACAGGACATTTGCATGCAAATAAAAAAGTGTTGTCCTTTATTGAGCCTACTTTGGCTTATGACCCTTTAGCTAATCTAGAAACATATACCGACGTAATCGACTTAGCTAAAACAGTCATACCGATTTCCCCCGAGATGAAAGAGCCTTATTTCAAAGAAAGTGCCCAAAATATTCTAGCTTCTGCTTGCTGGGAGTTTAAAGAAGAGAAGTCCTTTAGTGAAATTGCGGAGTTTCTAACAGCAAACCCCGCGGACAAAATAATCAATCAGCTTGCTTCTAGTGAAAAATCAGAAACGAAAATCTTAATCAACGCAGTAGCTGGCATTAAATCAGAACAATTAGCTAGTTTAATGAATGAACTGCGAAACACCTTAGTCATTTTTGCAACAGACCCTGTTTTGAAAACTTTAACCAGCCATAAGGAGAAAAGCATTCGTCCTCAAGATATTGAAGAAAATTGGGTGTATGTTGTCTTGCCTGAAAGCAAACTACAAGTGTATAAACCTTTTTTATCATTGATTGTCTCGCAATTTACACGCTACTTAACCCAGCGACCAGAAAAATCAGATGGTTCTGTTGCAAAGTTTTAA
- a CDS encoding IS6-like element IS1216 family transposase: protein MNHFKGKQFQQDVIIVAVGYYLRYNLSYREVQEILYDRGINVSHTTIYRWVQEYGKLLYQIWKKKNKKSFYSWKMDETYIKIKGKWHYLYRAIDADGLTLDIWLRKKRDTQAAYAFLKRLVKQFDEPKVVVTDKAPSITSAFKKLKEYGFYQGTEHRTIKYLNNLIEQDHRPVKRRNKFYRSLRTASTTIKGMEAIRGLYKKTRKEGTLFGFSVCTEIKVVLGIPA from the coding sequence ATGAATCATTTTAAAGGAAAGCAATTTCAGCAGGATGTGATTATTGTAGCCGTGGGCTACTATCTTCGTTATAACCTTAGCTATCGTGAAGTTCAAGAAATCTTATATGATCGTGGCATTAACGTTTCTCATACGACGATTTATCGTTGGGTGCAAGAATATGGCAAACTACTCTATCAAATTTGGAAAAAGAAAAATAAAAAATCCTTTTATTCATGGAAAATGGATGAAACGTACATCAAAATTAAAGGAAAATGGCATTATTTGTATCGAGCCATCGATGCAGATGGTTTAACCTTAGATATTTGGTTACGTAAAAAACGGGACACACAAGCAGCCTATGCTTTTCTTAAGCGGTTAGTGAAGCAGTTTGATGAACCGAAGGTTGTAGTCACAGATAAAGCCCCCTCTATTACAAGTGCCTTTAAGAAACTAAAAGAATACGGCTTTTATCAAGGAACAGAACATCGTACCATTAAATACCTGAATAATTTGATTGAACAAGACCATCGTCCAGTAAAGAGACGCAATAAATTCTATCGAAGTTTACGCACTGCCTCTACCACGATTAAAGGCATGGAAGCCATTCGAGGATTATATAAGAAAACCCGAAAAGAAGGCACTCTCTTCGGGTTTTCGGTCTGTACTGAAATCAAGGTAGTATTGGGAATCCCAGCTTAA
- a CDS encoding DNA-binding protein, which produces MENGKTIKELAEEFGVSKQAIRKQLTDDFRENYVQTNTANPSNQLVVTVAGYHILKSHFIKGFDRKPSSNQNEKVGGNVGGNLVTTLEQYNSDLKSEIHSKNEQIKSLQEALNYQQQLLDQQQQLNVDDKQLIQSLRQQLALENSETENATTTESTEEKASKDQRINELESQLQQEKENKQLSTKKWWQFWK; this is translated from the coding sequence ATGGAAAATGGAAAAACAATTAAAGAGCTCGCAGAAGAATTTGGCGTCAGCAAACAAGCTATTCGTAAACAATTAACTGATGATTTTAGAGAAAATTATGTGCAAACCAATACTGCAAACCCTAGTAACCAGTTGGTGGTAACGGTTGCCGGTTACCATATCCTAAAAAGCCATTTTATCAAGGGTTTTGACCGCAAACCTAGTAGTAACCAAAATGAAAAAGTTGGTGGTAACGTTGGCGGTAACTTGGTTACCACCTTAGAACAATATAATTCAGACCTTAAAAGCGAAATTCATAGTAAAAATGAACAGATAAAAAGCTTACAAGAAGCCTTAAACTACCAACAACAATTATTGGACCAGCAACAGCAATTAAATGTTGACGATAAGCAATTAATCCAATCATTGCGCCAGCAGTTGGCTCTTGAAAATTCAGAAACCGAAAATGCAACAACCACTGAATCAACAGAAGAAAAAGCAAGCAAAGACCAACGAATTAATGAATTGGAATCTCAATTGCAACAAGAAAAAGAAAATAAGCAGTTAAGCACCAAAAAATGGTGGCAATTTTGGAAATAA
- a CDS encoding replication initiation protein, translating into MSNDVVRYNSGFDTVPLRNFTPVEMDLFWSICSKMKRKGTQEVTFSFETFKELTHYDRREKDKFYTALKTLSEKLGTLTYKFEDEKEFEQLWLFQRFLIRKEEKTVTIQASERFEFILNSIGSNFTRFELENMTQLSSSYVKELYRQLMSHRDIKKRNGAWFIKMDDFRSLLSIPASYRMTDIDNRILNKAKSEFLAKNEYGRQIFKSFKVEKVKARKKNKISSLRIYFEEADNLPHVTLHDWTQEEE; encoded by the coding sequence GGATTTATTTTGGTCTATCTGTTCCAAAATGAAAAGAAAAGGGACACAGGAAGTAACATTTTCTTTTGAAACATTTAAAGAATTAACGCATTATGACCGACGAGAAAAAGATAAATTTTATACTGCCCTAAAAACTTTATCTGAAAAATTAGGTACTTTAACTTATAAATTTGAAGACGAAAAGGAGTTTGAACAATTATGGCTATTCCAACGTTTTCTTATAAGAAAAGAAGAAAAAACAGTAACTATTCAGGCTAGTGAACGCTTTGAATTTATTTTAAACTCAATTGGTTCTAATTTTACTCGTTTTGAATTGGAAAACATGACACAACTATCTAGCAGTTATGTTAAAGAATTGTATCGACAACTAATGTCTCATAGAGACATTAAAAAGCGTAACGGTGCATGGTTTATAAAAATGGACGATTTCCGTTCGTTGCTTTCTATTCCAGCTAGCTATCGAATGACTGATATCGATAATCGAATTTTAAATAAAGCTAAAAGTGAATTCTTAGCCAAAAATGAATACGGCCGTCAAATTTTTAAAAGCTTTAAAGTAGAAAAAGTAAAAGCTCGCAAAAAAAATAAAATCAGCTCCTTACGAATTTATTTTGAAGAAGCTGATAATTTACCGCATGTTACTCTCCATGATTGGACACAAGAAGAGGAATAA